A single region of the Nicotiana sylvestris chromosome 6, ASM39365v2, whole genome shotgun sequence genome encodes:
- the LOC138870342 gene encoding uncharacterized protein has product MDKYSQQPWKPSSALVSIPKKFKMPDIPKYDGTTNPRDHVTAFTTGVKGNDLTKQEIESVLVKKFGETLTKGALIWYSLLPENSINSFAELADSFIKAHSGAQKVKKRMEDIFKIKQGDLELLREFVDRFQRERMTLPRVPDNWAAMAFISNLNEKSSETTRLLKESLREFPATTWNDVYNRYSTKLRIEEDTISRSQKEEKVSSRRVEIEKRSDCRLLQGEVDHLLKQGYLTELFSEKGKQAYMKNRQDPPKPPSPKRTINVISGGEEINGVTYTTTNKVSKVTIIHGKRVGHVLEEESIIYDDADADDVLTPHNYALVISLLVHDTNVKRVLIDPGSSVNIILLKVLSKMQAEDKLVPKAHTRGGNTYNIRRKGGQRYEISSGRDGNGLQYDSRETVDPRNGCCSIYLTSSY; this is encoded by the exons ATggataaatactcacaacaaccatggaagcctagttcTGCTCTGGTGTCAATACCAAAGAAGTTCAAGATGCccgatattccaaagtatgatggcaCAACTaatccacgagaccacgtgactgcattcacaactggTGTGAAAGGCAATGATTTAACCAAACAAGAAatcgaatcagtattggtcaagaaatttggtgaaacactcaccaagggagcATTGATATGGTATTCTCtcttacccgaaaattctataaattcttttgctgagcttgcagactCATTTATTAAAGCgcattcgggagctcaaaaagtcaaaaaaagaatggaagatattttcaaaatcaagcaaggagatttagagttgcttagagagttcgtggataggttccagcgtgaaagaatgacgcTACCAcgcgtacctgataactgggcagctatGGCTTTCATCAGTAATTTGAATGAGAAAAGCTCAGAAACCACGAGACTACTCAAGGAAAGTCTGCGTGAATTTCCAGCAACAACCTGGAATGACGTTTACAACAGATACAGCAcgaagctaaggatagaagaagatactatcTCCCGATCTCAAAAAGAGGAGAAGGTGAGTTCAAGACGTGTAGAAAtcgaaaaaaggtccg ATTGTAGATTGCTACAAGGAGAAGTCGACCATCTATTGAAACAAGGGTATCTTACTGaattatttagtgaaaaaggtaagcaagcatacatgaagaataggcaggatCCCCCTAAACCTCCTTCTCCAAAACGGACCATTAATGTTATAAGCGGGGGCGAGGAAATCAATGGCGTAACATATACGACGACCAATAAAGTTTCTAAAGTTACAATTATCCACGGGAAACGGGTCGGACATGTTCTGGAGGAAGAAAGTATTATATATGATGATGCAGATGCGGACGACGTGTTAACTCCACACAAttatgcactggtaatctctctacttgtacatgatactaatgtgaaacgagttttgattgatccaggtagttctgtgaacattattttgctaaaaGTACTAAGcaagatgcaagctgaagataagctAGTACCTAAGGCACATACAAGGGGAGGTAACACTTATAACATTCGCAGAAAGGGTGGTCAAAGATATGAAATTTCAAGTGGTAGAGatggaaatggcttacaatatgattctcgaGAGACCGtggatccacgaaatggatgttgttccatctatcttacatcaagttattaa